In Desulforegula conservatrix Mb1Pa, one genomic interval encodes:
- a CDS encoding PilZ domain-containing protein encodes MNGIDKRVHKSRIDSKNLVAYSCLDDSGTVIKQGMGRTLNVSEGGILLEIHNTLPTGSLLSLSIGFEEEVCDILANVVYVLASDEGMYKCGMSFQGINNETGRILKKFIEFFMSRIENSNN; translated from the coding sequence ATGAATGGCATTGATAAAAGAGTACATAAAAGCAGAATAGATTCCAAGAATCTTGTCGCTTATTCTTGCCTTGATGATTCGGGCACAGTTATAAAACAGGGCATGGGAAGAACGCTTAATGTTAGCGAAGGCGGGATACTTCTTGAGATTCACAATACTCTCCCCACCGGCTCTTTGCTGTCCCTTTCCATAGGGTTTGAAGAGGAGGTTTGTGATATTCTGGCAAATGTGGTCTATGTCCTCGCGTCTGACGAAGGCATGTACAAATGCGGCATGTCATTCCAGGGTATAAATAATGAAACTGGAAGAATATTGAAGAAATTCATAGAGTTTTTCATGAGTAGAATTGAAAATTCTAATAATTAG
- a CDS encoding type 2 periplasmic-binding domain-containing protein codes for MKKMYFRAFFISIVLAVFVLSPMAAFAEDVIIICNKSVAVNSITKDDLERIYLGQKNLWDGGGKIEPVMLQNELAENFLTTYVGKNGTTFGNYWKKMLFSGKGNGPKQFAKPKEVVDFVASTQGAIGFVPSGTNSDAVKIVPVSK; via the coding sequence ATGAAGAAAATGTATTTTAGAGCTTTTTTTATTTCAATTGTGTTAGCGGTGTTTGTTTTATCACCGATGGCTGCTTTTGCAGAGGATGTCATTATTATCTGCAATAAAAGCGTGGCTGTCAACTCCATAACAAAAGACGATCTGGAGAGAATTTATCTCGGACAGAAAAATCTGTGGGATGGTGGCGGTAAAATTGAGCCTGTAATGCTTCAAAATGAACTTGCCGAGAATTTTTTGACGACCTATGTTGGAAAGAATGGTACTACATTTGGTAATTATTGGAAAAAAATGCTTTTTTCTGGAAAAGGAAATGGCCCCAAGCAGTTTGCAAAGCCTAAAGAAGTAGTTGATTTTGTTGCTTCAACCCAGGGCGCGATTGGCTTTGTGCCTTCCGGTACCAATAGCGATGCTGTAAAGATTGTGCCAGTATCGAAGTAA
- a CDS encoding phosphoribosylaminoimidazolesuccinocarboxamide synthase — protein sequence MITSSVRETNIREFPLVKKGKVRDVYDLGDNYLFIATDRLSAFDVVMPDPIPEKGRVLTQISLFWFKVMEPIIGNHIVTSDFNDFPPELKAYKEMLDGRSMIVKKADPLPVECVVRGYISGSGWSSYKKSGEICGIPLPVGLIESERLPEPIFTPSTKAELGDHDENISFDQAVKLVGPEIAEKVKRLSIEIYKKGVEVAESLGIIVADTKFEFGMLNGELILIDEVLTPDSSRFWPKSDYRPGGSPKSYDKQYVRDYLSGLDWDKNPPGPSFPDFVIENTKTKYLEIMNLFLSSSYAR from the coding sequence ATGATTACAAGTTCAGTAAGAGAAACCAATATAAGAGAATTCCCACTGGTGAAAAAAGGTAAGGTTAGGGATGTATATGATCTCGGCGATAATTACCTCTTTATAGCTACAGACAGGCTTTCAGCTTTTGATGTTGTTATGCCTGATCCGATACCTGAAAAAGGCAGGGTGCTGACACAGATTTCCCTTTTTTGGTTCAAGGTTATGGAGCCAATCATTGGAAATCATATAGTGACGAGCGATTTCAATGATTTTCCACCAGAGCTGAAAGCATATAAGGAAATGCTCGATGGAAGAAGCATGATCGTTAAAAAAGCCGATCCGCTTCCGGTTGAGTGTGTTGTGAGGGGTTATATTTCCGGTTCAGGATGGTCTTCATATAAGAAATCAGGCGAGATCTGCGGTATCCCTCTACCTGTCGGCCTGATTGAGTCCGAAAGGCTTCCCGAGCCAATTTTTACTCCGTCCACGAAGGCTGAACTTGGTGACCATGACGAGAACATCAGCTTTGATCAGGCTGTGAAACTCGTAGGCCCTGAAATAGCTGAAAAAGTCAAAAGACTGAGCATAGAAATATATAAAAAGGGCGTTGAGGTAGCCGAGTCCTTGGGAATTATTGTTGCTGACACCAAATTTGAATTCGGAATGCTCAACGGAGAGCTGATCCTCATAGATGAGGTGTTGACTCCTGATTCATCACGGTTCTGGCCAAAATCAGATTACAGGCCTGGCGGTTCTCCTAAAAGCTATGACAAGCAGTACGTTAGGGACTATCTGTCAGGGCTTGATTGGGACAAGAATCCTCCAGGGCCATCCTTTCCTGACTTTGTGATCGAAAATACAAAGACTAAATATCTCGAAATTATGAATCTATTTTTATCATCTTCATATGCGCGCTAA
- a CDS encoding ParB/RepB/Spo0J family partition protein, which translates to MRANAIEVDLNHIDFDDNRYRTRYECSVSDSDLSELSKSIDSVGVINPPVLSFDSGRYVSVSGNKRLLAAKTIGLHRVFCLICEESPVDTYKIAITENIYTYNYSELDKALIVKNLFDLMNDRSIDSVLEILNGIPALRMNRDYIKRLIKLDGIPSAVKNAISDGIVSPSIALEFDFWEHKDSETLLFFLQQFKIGLNLQREFCNLIYEISKIDGAGIVSVLSTPVFTDIINSSIDVSKKRELVLSELRKIRYPHIEKAKRVFAETAKKIVKNDNSILFMQPKNMELSEVSVSFSFKTMDDYKKRLRKLEEIEGNAELEDLLDINITI; encoded by the coding sequence ATGCGCGCTAATGCAATAGAAGTAGATCTCAATCATATTGATTTTGATGATAACAGATACAGGACAAGGTATGAGTGTTCTGTATCTGATTCAGATCTATCGGAATTGTCCAAATCGATTGATTCTGTCGGAGTTATCAATCCTCCTGTCTTATCTTTTGACTCAGGAAGGTATGTATCAGTATCAGGCAATAAGAGGCTTCTTGCTGCAAAAACAATTGGATTGCATAGGGTTTTCTGTTTGATTTGTGAGGAATCCCCTGTTGATACCTATAAGATTGCCATCACTGAAAATATTTATACATATAATTATTCCGAACTTGATAAGGCACTGATAGTAAAAAATCTTTTTGATCTCATGAACGACCGCTCCATAGATTCAGTTCTTGAAATATTAAATGGCATTCCTGCCCTCAGAATGAATCGGGATTACATAAAGAGGCTTATTAAGCTTGATGGGATCCCTTCTGCTGTAAAAAATGCAATATCAGATGGGATTGTATCGCCTTCAATAGCTCTTGAATTCGATTTTTGGGAGCACAAGGATTCGGAAACGCTTCTGTTTTTTTTGCAGCAGTTCAAAATAGGCCTTAATCTCCAGAGGGAGTTTTGTAATCTTATATATGAAATATCAAAAATTGACGGCGCCGGAATTGTTTCAGTTCTATCAACTCCTGTCTTTACTGATATTATAAACAGCAGTATTGATGTTTCCAAAAAAAGGGAGCTTGTTCTATCTGAGCTACGCAAAATAAGATATCCTCATATCGAAAAAGCAAAAAGAGTATTTGCTGAGACAGCAAAAAAGATAGTAAAAAATGACAATTCAATTTTATTCATGCAGCCTAAGAATATGGAATTGTCGGAAGTATCAGTATCTTTTTCATTCAAAACCATGGACGATTATAAAAAAAGATTGCGGAAATTGGAAGAAATAGAAGGTAATGCCGAGCTTGAAGATCTTTTGGATATTAATATAACTATTTGA